A window of the Amycolatopsis solani genome harbors these coding sequences:
- a CDS encoding EfeM/EfeO family lipoprotein: MPGSVRARWIVAALALAVVAGAVVVFWPDSAAAGDPEIAVSRSACGAGWSEPKPGPQTFRLHNTGSVTAEVDLIDPATGVIYGEVEGLGPDTTRPLQVNLGNGSYAFRCLPEDSGAIVGPAVRVSGGAERTGPGVAPVTHNDLLGPLKAYQQHVATGLGELVANTAALKDAVHGGDRAAGEAAWLTAHLTYERLGAAYDAFGDSDGALNGTADGLPAGPADPGFTGFHRLEQGLWHGEDLGALAAVADRLDTDARALQASFGDSQVDGNDLGLRAHEIMENTLQFELTGRTDYGSGTNLATARANLDGTRAVLDVLRPLLAPRYPELSKVDSWLTRTQSALDAAHHPDGSWTPLKQLSQLQRQKLNADVGELTELLAPIAAIAEPRRVS, from the coding sequence GTGCCGGGGTCAGTACGTGCTCGCTGGATCGTGGCGGCGCTCGCGCTCGCCGTCGTGGCGGGCGCTGTCGTCGTCTTCTGGCCGGACAGCGCCGCCGCCGGGGATCCGGAGATCGCGGTCTCGCGCTCGGCGTGCGGCGCGGGCTGGTCGGAGCCGAAGCCGGGGCCGCAGACGTTCCGCCTGCACAACACCGGCTCGGTGACCGCCGAGGTCGACCTGATCGACCCCGCGACCGGCGTGATCTACGGCGAGGTCGAGGGCCTCGGCCCGGACACCACCCGGCCGCTGCAGGTCAACCTCGGCAACGGCAGCTACGCCTTCCGTTGCCTGCCCGAGGACTCGGGCGCGATCGTCGGCCCCGCGGTGCGGGTCAGCGGTGGGGCCGAGCGGACCGGGCCGGGCGTCGCGCCGGTGACGCACAACGACCTGCTCGGGCCGCTCAAGGCCTACCAGCAGCACGTCGCGACCGGGCTCGGCGAGCTGGTCGCGAACACCGCCGCGCTGAAGGACGCCGTCCACGGCGGCGACCGCGCGGCCGGCGAGGCCGCGTGGCTGACCGCGCACCTGACCTACGAGCGCCTCGGCGCCGCCTACGACGCGTTCGGCGACTCCGACGGCGCCCTCAACGGCACCGCCGACGGCCTGCCCGCCGGCCCGGCCGACCCCGGGTTCACCGGCTTCCACCGCCTGGAGCAGGGCCTTTGGCACGGCGAGGACCTGGGCGCGCTCGCCGCCGTCGCCGACCGGCTGGACACCGACGCCCGCGCGCTGCAGGCGTCCTTCGGCGACAGCCAGGTCGACGGCAACGACCTCGGCCTGCGCGCGCACGAGATCATGGAGAACACGCTGCAGTTCGAACTCACCGGCCGCACCGACTACGGCAGCGGCACCAACCTGGCCACCGCCCGCGCCAACCTCGACGGCACGCGCGCGGTGCTCGACGTCCTCCGCCCGCTGCTGGCCCCGCGCTACCCCGAGCTGTCCAAGGTGGACAGCTGGCTGACGCGCACGCAGTCCGCTTTGGACGCCGCGCACCACCCGGACGGCAGCTGGACACCCCTGAAGCAGCTTTCCCAGCTGCAGCGGCAAAAGCTGAATGCCGACGTCGGCGAGCTGACCGAACTGCTGGCCCCGATCGCCGCGATCGCCGAGCCGAGGAGGGTCTCGTGA
- a CDS encoding ArsR/SmtB family transcription factor: MDEVFKALADPSRRLLLDVLNERNGQTLRELCAGLEMARQSVSKHLAVLETAGLVTTTWRGREKLHHLDAAPINAIADRWMTRYDRRRAGALADLKRALESAPMNEFAYTTYINTTPEKLWKALTDPAFTRQYWGVSFETDWKKGSPMAWAESGAKTEDPAQVVLESDPYRRLSYTWHTFTAEWADANGINAGTLAKLQGESRTKVTFTLEPQGELVKLTVLHDGFDDDSTTRAMCSQGWPALLSSLKTLLETGVPLP; encoded by the coding sequence ATGGACGAGGTCTTCAAAGCGCTGGCCGACCCCAGCCGCCGCCTGCTGCTGGACGTGCTCAACGAGCGCAACGGCCAGACCCTGCGCGAACTCTGCGCAGGGCTGGAGATGGCCCGCCAGTCGGTGAGCAAGCACCTGGCCGTGCTCGAGACGGCCGGGCTGGTCACGACGACCTGGCGCGGCCGCGAAAAGCTGCACCACCTCGACGCCGCGCCGATCAACGCGATCGCCGACCGCTGGATGACCCGCTACGACCGCAGGCGGGCCGGCGCGCTGGCCGACCTGAAACGAGCACTGGAGTCCGCACCGATGAACGAATTCGCCTACACCACCTACATCAACACGACGCCGGAAAAGCTCTGGAAAGCGCTTACCGACCCGGCCTTCACCCGCCAGTACTGGGGTGTTTCCTTCGAAACCGACTGGAAAAAGGGTTCGCCGATGGCCTGGGCCGAAAGCGGCGCGAAAACCGAGGACCCGGCACAGGTCGTCCTCGAATCGGATCCGTACCGCCGGCTTTCCTACACCTGGCACACCTTCACGGCGGAATGGGCGGACGCCAACGGGATCAACGCCGGAACGCTCGCGAAACTGCAGGGCGAAAGCCGCACGAAGGTCACGTTCACCCTCGAACCGCAGGGGGAACTGGTGAAGCTGACCGTGCTGCACGACGGCTTCGACGACGACAGCACGACGCGGGCGATGTGCAGCCAGGGCTGGCCCGCGCTGCTGTCGAGCCTGAAGACGCTGCTGGAGACCGGCGTCCCCCTTCCGTGA
- a CDS encoding serine/threonine-protein kinase codes for MSAPAELVAALPQYDIGAEIGEGGMGVVFAGVHRTLGRSVAIKQLPWDILNHAASSELFDREARVLASLDHPHIVPVYDYVRTGREHLLVMERLDGGTVHSRFHGDGLSGEQACAIGLAMLAGLHAAHRAGVLHLDVKPRNLLFSTQGVVKVADFGIARVISEGATLVTHGGEILGTPAYIAPEQAMGNALSPAADVYAAGTVLYELLSGRLPFDNTRGAISMMRQHMFTDPMPIAGVPMPIAGVVMRSLARELDARYREAESFAADLAAAATAVYGQGWLERSGVPVLHLPPRVIAGLNSPTAPQGAGLGVAGAGGLGAAGAAGLGSAGVADPARTRPVQRPGAPNPTLAAPHVHLDPRLTGGTPEQQPSGGSASTSSVVWLRVGAALAGLALIVLALLNPERLPHSASPTLNLGGSAVSAPVEVDLSKPLIFSGPGNPGPVALDLSAAGIPLGSAAADAKAEGNGFTAELTLPGIARWVVGGAVTATVRTGPITQTFTLLTSQHPLASAMGAGSLILALFALAYLESGLRTIRNGHRWRGASVGAPVLGILFGAALWLCLTALRQHEPSPGFGAGCAVAGALAAGLVVTAARRRVSTVVSRPSGR; via the coding sequence ATGAGCGCACCGGCCGAGCTGGTCGCCGCCCTGCCGCAGTACGACATCGGCGCGGAGATCGGCGAGGGCGGCATGGGCGTGGTGTTCGCGGGGGTGCACCGGACGCTCGGCCGCAGCGTCGCGATCAAGCAGCTGCCCTGGGACATCCTCAACCACGCGGCGAGCAGCGAGCTCTTCGACCGCGAGGCGCGGGTGCTCGCGAGCCTGGACCACCCGCACATCGTCCCGGTCTACGACTACGTCCGCACGGGCCGCGAGCACCTCCTGGTGATGGAGCGCCTCGACGGCGGGACGGTCCACAGCCGCTTCCACGGCGACGGCCTCAGTGGCGAGCAGGCGTGCGCGATCGGCCTGGCGATGCTGGCCGGCCTGCACGCGGCACACCGGGCCGGCGTGCTGCACCTCGACGTCAAGCCGCGCAACCTGCTGTTCAGCACGCAGGGCGTGGTGAAGGTGGCCGACTTCGGCATCGCCCGCGTGATCAGCGAGGGCGCCACCCTGGTGACCCACGGCGGCGAGATCCTGGGCACCCCGGCGTACATCGCCCCGGAGCAGGCCATGGGCAACGCCCTGAGCCCGGCGGCGGACGTCTACGCGGCGGGAACGGTGCTCTACGAGCTGCTGTCGGGCCGCCTCCCGTTCGACAACACCCGCGGCGCGATCAGCATGATGCGCCAGCACATGTTCACCGACCCGATGCCGATCGCCGGCGTACCGATGCCGATCGCGGGAGTGGTGATGAGGAGCCTGGCCCGCGAGCTGGACGCGCGTTACCGGGAGGCGGAGTCGTTCGCGGCAGACCTGGCGGCAGCCGCGACGGCGGTGTACGGCCAGGGCTGGCTGGAGCGGTCGGGGGTGCCGGTGCTGCACCTGCCGCCGAGGGTGATCGCGGGGTTGAACTCGCCGACCGCGCCGCAGGGAGCCGGACTGGGTGTGGCCGGCGCCGGCGGGCTCGGTGCGGCGGGAGCCGCGGGGCTCGGCTCGGCCGGTGTGGCTGACCCGGCTCGCACCCGGCCGGTGCAGCGTCCCGGCGCGCCCAACCCCACCCTGGCCGCGCCCCACGTGCACCTCGACCCGCGCCTCACCGGCGGCACGCCCGAACAGCAGCCCTCCGGCGGCTCCGCCTCGACGTCGTCCGTCGTCTGGCTGCGCGTCGGTGCGGCACTCGCCGGCCTCGCGCTGATCGTTCTCGCGCTCCTCAACCCCGAACGGCTGCCGCACTCGGCGTCGCCGACGCTGAACCTCGGCGGGTCCGCCGTCTCGGCTCCGGTCGAGGTGGACCTGAGCAAGCCGCTCATCTTCAGCGGTCCCGGCAACCCGGGGCCGGTCGCGCTCGACCTGTCCGCCGCGGGGATCCCGCTCGGTTCGGCCGCGGCCGACGCGAAAGCCGAAGGCAACGGCTTCACCGCGGAACTCACCCTGCCGGGGATCGCGCGGTGGGTCGTCGGCGGCGCGGTCACGGCGACCGTCCGGACCGGCCCGATCACGCAGACCTTCACGCTCCTCACCAGCCAGCACCCACTGGCCAGCGCGATGGGCGCGGGCAGCCTCATCCTGGCGCTGTTCGCCCTCGCCTACCTCGAATCCGGGCTGCGCACGATCCGCAACGGCCACCGCTGGCGCGGCGCGTCGGTCGGCGCCCCGGTGCTCGGCATCCTCTTCGGTGCCGCGCTGTGGCTCTGCTTGACGGCGTTGCGCCAGCACGAACCGTCGCCGGGGTTCGGCGCCGGCTGCGCGGTGGCGGGCGCGCTCGCGGCCGGACTGGTCGTCACGGCGGCGCGGCGCCGGGTGTCCACAGTGGTCAGTCGACCATCCGGACGGTGA
- a CDS encoding AAA family ATPase, whose product MSEPTVIELGPRDMLVVAGLPGAGKTTMLRHAATGLPVLDSDQVRERLGAVVPAVPYRCYRPVVHAWHRARIVGRALGVAGPIVVHEPSTRASTRALLALVGAVSGRPVRLLFLDVSAEQALEGQRRRGRVVRPRSFARHVRRVGKWRAELLAERVPPGWSSVQVIDRSRAGRTRLVAKALAELPS is encoded by the coding sequence ATGAGCGAGCCCACTGTCATCGAACTCGGGCCACGCGACATGCTGGTCGTGGCGGGTCTGCCGGGCGCGGGCAAGACGACGATGCTCCGCCACGCGGCGACGGGCCTGCCGGTGCTGGACTCCGACCAGGTCCGCGAGCGGCTCGGGGCGGTGGTCCCCGCGGTGCCGTACCGCTGTTATCGGCCGGTGGTGCACGCCTGGCACCGCGCGCGGATCGTCGGGCGCGCGCTGGGGGTGGCGGGCCCGATCGTGGTCCACGAGCCGTCGACGCGCGCCTCGACCAGGGCGCTCCTGGCACTGGTCGGCGCGGTGAGCGGCCGTCCGGTGCGATTGCTGTTCCTCGACGTCTCGGCGGAGCAGGCGCTGGAGGGGCAGCGCCGCCGGGGCCGGGTGGTGCGGCCGCGGTCGTTCGCGCGGCACGTGCGGCGGGTGGGGAAGTGGCGGGCGGAGCTGCTCGCCGAGCGCGTTCCGCCGGGGTGGAGCAGCGTGCAGGTGATCGACCGCTCGCGCGCGGGCCGGACCCGGCTGGTGGCCAAGGCGCTGGCGGAGCTGCCTTCCTGA
- a CDS encoding chitinase, with the protein MRRSRLSATLAAFVLALSGLVTGNAEAANLLTNPGFEAGSLSGWTCSGATTVSTPVHGGSYALAATPVGADYAQCSQTVSVQPNTTYTVSAWVRGNPVYLGITGGASTWSGNSGAYNQLQLTFTTGNQTSAQLYLHGWYGAGTYYADDVVLDGPGGSTPGTPGAPATPATGAVTNTSIALTWGASAGTVTGYRVYEGGTVVATVTGTSATVGGLKACETHSYSVAAYNSAGESPKSGTTSATTTGCVDTGLPKHALVGYLHASFANGSGYVRMADVPAAWDIIDLAFGEPTSVTSGDIRFTRCPVAECPNVESDADFTAAIKAKQAQGKKVVISIGGQNGQVQLTTAAARDKFVSSVSAIIDKYGLNGLDIDFEGHSLSLNAGDSDFRNPTTPVIVNLISALKTLKAKYGSGFVLTMAPETFFVQVGYQFYGGTSAGDARTGAYLPVIHALRDSLTVLHVQDYNSGPVMGLDNQYHNMGGADFHIAMTDMLKAGFTVANTGQFFPGLRPDQIAVGLPAAVSAGNGYTSPADVQTAVNCLVKGSGCGSYALRGGTSPALRGLMTWSINWDKYYNWEFQNSHEPFLNSLP; encoded by the coding sequence ATGAGGCGTTCCAGACTGTCCGCAACCCTCGCCGCCTTCGTGCTGGCGCTCTCCGGTCTCGTGACCGGGAATGCCGAAGCGGCCAACCTCCTCACCAATCCCGGTTTCGAAGCCGGCTCCCTCTCCGGCTGGACCTGCTCCGGTGCCACCACCGTCAGCACTCCCGTGCACGGCGGCAGCTACGCCCTCGCCGCCACCCCGGTCGGTGCTGACTACGCCCAGTGTTCGCAGACTGTGTCCGTTCAGCCGAACACCACCTACACCGTCTCCGCCTGGGTGCGGGGGAACCCCGTCTACCTCGGCATCACCGGCGGCGCCTCCACCTGGTCCGGCAACTCGGGCGCCTACAACCAGCTGCAGCTCACCTTCACCACCGGCAACCAGACCTCCGCCCAGCTCTACCTCCACGGCTGGTACGGCGCCGGCACCTACTACGCCGACGACGTCGTCCTCGACGGCCCCGGCGGCAGCACCCCCGGCACGCCCGGGGCCCCCGCCACCCCGGCCACCGGGGCGGTCACGAACACTTCCATCGCCCTGACCTGGGGCGCGAGTGCCGGCACCGTGACCGGGTACCGCGTCTACGAAGGCGGCACCGTCGTCGCCACGGTGACCGGGACCAGCGCCACCGTCGGAGGGCTGAAGGCCTGCGAAACCCACAGCTACTCGGTCGCCGCCTACAACAGCGCCGGTGAATCTCCGAAGAGCGGTACCACCAGTGCGACCACCACCGGGTGCGTCGACACCGGGCTGCCCAAGCACGCGCTCGTCGGCTACCTGCACGCCAGCTTCGCGAACGGCTCCGGCTACGTCCGGATGGCCGACGTGCCCGCCGCCTGGGACATCATCGATCTCGCCTTCGGGGAGCCGACCTCGGTCACCTCGGGCGACATCCGCTTCACCCGGTGCCCGGTCGCCGAGTGCCCGAACGTCGAGAGCGACGCCGACTTCACCGCCGCGATCAAGGCCAAGCAGGCGCAGGGCAAGAAGGTCGTCATCTCCATCGGCGGCCAGAACGGCCAGGTGCAGCTGACGACGGCCGCCGCGCGGGACAAGTTCGTCAGCTCCGTCTCGGCGATCATCGACAAGTACGGGCTCAACGGCCTCGACATCGACTTCGAGGGCCACTCGCTGTCGCTCAACGCCGGGGACTCCGACTTCCGCAACCCGACCACGCCGGTGATCGTCAACCTGATCTCCGCGCTGAAGACGCTCAAGGCCAAGTACGGCTCGGGCTTCGTCCTCACCATGGCACCCGAAACGTTCTTCGTGCAGGTCGGTTACCAGTTCTACGGCGGCACGAGCGCCGGGGACGCGCGCACCGGCGCCTACCTGCCGGTCATCCACGCGCTGCGCGACTCGCTCACCGTGCTGCACGTCCAGGACTACAACTCCGGGCCGGTCATGGGGCTGGACAACCAGTACCACAACATGGGCGGCGCCGACTTCCACATCGCGATGACCGACATGCTCAAGGCCGGTTTCACCGTCGCGAACACCGGCCAGTTCTTCCCCGGGCTGCGGCCGGACCAGATCGCGGTCGGCCTGCCCGCCGCGGTCAGCGCCGGCAACGGCTACACCTCGCCCGCGGACGTCCAAACAGCCGTGAACTGCCTGGTCAAGGGCTCGGGTTGTGGCTCGTACGCGCTGCGCGGCGGGACTTCACCCGCGCTGCGCGGGCTGATGACCTGGTCGATCAACTGGGACAAGTACTACAACTGGGAGTTCCAGAACAGCCACGAGC